CATCACACCCTCCTTCCCCAGCCGTCATGGCCAACGGAAGAGTGGTGTACAAAAAGAGTTACGCCAGGTCAATCACAAGAGACAGTGGAAGTAGATACCGATCGTCTCCGGACCGTGCCACAACAAGGGTTACGCCCGTCGCTTTGCAAATGTGACGACACTTTCAATTAATTCTTCGGCCTCATCCTTGAACCTTCGTTCCTCATGGCCATCAATTGGATTGCCCGTATCAATTGACGCTAAACGCGGTTTCTGAACGATCATGTTTGCAAGTTTGTGCAGATCGGCTGCAAATGCCTTCAGTTGGTTACAATCCGACGGTTTCAAGCCACTTGCGAAACGTTCTGAAAACCCGAATAGCGATTCCGAAAACTCCGCAAGAAAATGCTGCGCTTTGTCGACCTGAAATTGAAGATGATCAAAGCGCCGCCACTTCTGGACGGTCACATCACACAGCGCAGCAAGTTGCGGCAGCGGCGAGTCCGCTTGCTGGAGCACCGTGTTGATGAGTGGCAACTTCTCGTCAGCACCTGCTCTTACCAACAGCTTCGGAACTTTCGGCCCTTCAATTCCCACCAGTGCAACGGCATTCTTCCCGAGTTCAAACGATCTCGCAATCGATTGACCAAAGCCAATCGCTTGATAAAAGTGTGACGAGAACGCGATTGCAGCGTCGTCGTCGCTTTCTGACGACATCGCGATGACAAAGTCAACGTGCTTCTTGAGTTTTCGCGCATGCTTAAGTGAATCGCATGCGTTCAGCACCACACATCGCACCTGTCCTTGCAACGCCTTAAATAGACCTGCAAGTGCTTCTTCGGTTATTGCCATGCCTTGCCCATTGACGTCCTCGAGAAGCAGTTCGCCAGTTGCCGAACCATGCGCGCGGAAGTGGACGATGGTCGGTTTGTGTTTCAGCAATTCACGCTGAAGGTCGCTTGCGCGTACGGCCCAAGACGTTTTCAGTTTGAGCAAGTCTCGGCCATCAGATCTGTCAACATGCTCCTCGATCGACCTAGCTTCCTCGTCCAGCCTCAACTGGGCAGTGTCCATAGGATTTGACGCAAGTAGAAGGACTGTCATCGTTGAGTTCATTGATTCACCGCTCGTCGTCGCTGCACCATTCACAATTCGAAAGTAAACGTCCGGATCAAGTGACGCCATCACTTTGTGAAGTTCGGCGTCGCTATTAAACTGCAGAATGAGGAAACGCCATTCGTGCTTGTTGTCGATCAACATTCCTTCGATGTGTGATCTACAATCCGAAATCAGTTCACGATATTGTGATCGCTCAGGGTTGGAAGTCGAGGCTACTGCTGTAGCGCGAAATGCGTCCAAGTAAAGCTGCAGCAACTGACACGCAACTTCCGGTGGTATCGGACCATGAAGCTGACGCGTTGTGTCGATGTGTTTCGCTGCAGCGGCACACGCATTTGCCACATAGCCGTACTGATTGCCCAAAAGGATTCGGTGTCCTGCGTAGTCTCCTCGTGTTCTTGCAGTTTCTGCCAATCGTGCGCATTTGTCGATGGCTTCCCGGTAGAGATCAAATGCGTCAATGAAACGGCTGTTGTCCCAGGACTCTCGCGCGCGAAATGCAACCTCAGTAACGCCAACGACGTGACGATAGAACTCCGCCTTTTCTAGAAAGCTTAAGAGTCGGTGCTCTGGAACCTCACTCGTCGCAGCTAACTGCTCGCGCAGTACGAGGATGTGCCGGTCAAGGCAAATCCCTGCTAGTTGTAGTGCATGGAGCGATTCTGCCGCTTCATGTCGTTCATAGTGCCAAAATGCTCGAGAGCGCTCCGCTTCATAAGCGTAGTAGTCGCACAACATCCGCAACTCGTCTCCGATTGGATCAAGTGCGGTTTTAATCAGGAGTGTCGAACACTTGATTGCCGCGTCACGAAACTTTTCCGCTGCGAGGAGATGTTCATCAAAGTGCTCAACACACTGACGCGCAGCGCTACTATGCTGACTCCCC
This is a stretch of genomic DNA from Planctomycetia bacterium. It encodes these proteins:
- a CDS encoding CHAT domain-containing protein, whose product is MIDDDLDSINKAFQEGSQHSSAARQCVEHFDEHLLAAEKFRDAAIKCSTLLIKTALDPIGDELRMLCDYYAYEAERSRAFWHYERHEAAESLHALQLAGICLDRHILVLREQLAATSEVPEHRLLSFLEKAEFYRHVVGVTEVAFRARESWDNSRFIDAFDLYREAIDKCARLAETARTRGDYAGHRILLGNQYGYVANACAAAAKHIDTTRQLHGPIPPEVACQLLQLYLDAFRATAVASTSNPERSQYRELISDCRSHIEGMLIDNKHEWRFLILQFNSDAELHKVMASLDPDVYFRIVNGAATTSGESMNSTMTVLLLASNPMDTAQLRLDEEARSIEEHVDRSDGRDLLKLKTSWAVRASDLQRELLKHKPTIVHFRAHGSATGELLLEDVNGQGMAITEEALAGLFKALQGQVRCVVLNACDSLKHARKLKKHVDFVIAMSSESDDDAAIAFSSHFYQAIGFGQSIARSFELGKNAVALVGIEGPKVPKLLVRAGADEKLPLINTVLQQADSPLPQLAALCDVTVQKWRRFDHLQFQVDKAQHFLAEFSESLFGFSERFASGLKPSDCNQLKAFAADLHKLANMIVQKPRLASIDTGNPIDGHEERRFKDEAEELIESVVTFAKRRA